In the Topomyia yanbarensis strain Yona2022 chromosome 3, ASM3024719v1, whole genome shotgun sequence genome, one interval contains:
- the LOC131688535 gene encoding microfibril-associated glycoprotein 4-like codes for MATRRSLLRFLTFLVFTLCSASAENNEPNLGFGLELILTKLEQLELKLVALEQQNQLLVELLNKPCSKVIHKDTTISKQIDPPSSLIVTDELTDENEIYSSCSKVPFVKPGKYLLKPTETSEPFYAFCDENANGKGWMVIQRRFNGTEIFYRNWTDYKTGFGSLDGEFWFGLDRIHLFTSTRKHEIRFDLMDFKGTSIYAIYNAFLIGSEEEGYAIKKLGLFIGNHGDSFEFHKGMKFTTFDRDNDQFETNCAVQYHGAWWYKNCYKSNLNGKYTRSNDHQSMCWNTFQHGQGLQLSKIMIREV; via the exons ATGGCAACGAGACGGAGCCTacttagatttttgacatttctaGTGTTTACACTGTGTTCTGCTTCAGCGGAAAATAACGAACCAAATCTGGGTTTCGGATTAGAGTTGATTTTGACCAAGCTGGAACAGTTGGAGCTCAA ACTGGTAGCACTAGAACAACAAAATCAATTGCTTGTCGAACTACTGAACAAGCCTTGCTCGAAGGTTATTCATAAAGATACGACAATTTCAAAGCAAATTGATCCACCGAGTTCTCTGATCGTCACTGATGAATTGACTGATGAGAACGAAATTTACTCATCGTGTTCCAAAGTTCCGTTCGTGAAACCGGGAAAATATTTGCTCAAGCCAACAGAAACGTCGGAACCTTTCTACGCGTTTTGTGACGAAAATGCCAATGGCAAGGGTTGGATGGTAATTCAAAGGCGCTTCAATGGCACGGAGATATTCTATCGAAATTGGACGGATTACAAGACGGGGTTCGGTAGTTTGGATGGAGAATTTTGGTTTGGACTCGATCGTATTCATCTTTTCACAAGTACCCGGAAACATGAGATAAGGTTCGACTTAATGGACTTCAAAGGAACTAGCATATATGCTATATACAATGCATTCCTTATAGGAAGCGAAGAGGAGGGATACGCGATCAAGAAGTTGGGGTTGTTCATCGGAAACCACGGAGATTCATTTGAGTTTCATAAAGGAATGAAATTCACTACTTTCGATCGCGACAATGATCAATTTGAAACTAATTGTGCCGTACAGTACCATGGCGCATGGTGGTATAAGAATTGCTATAAAAG CAACCTCAACGGAAAATATACACGCAGCAACGATCATCAGTCCATGTGCTGGAACACATTCCAACATGGCCAAGGCTTACAGCTGTCCAAGATTATGATACGAGAAGTTTGA